Proteins found in one Triticum urartu cultivar G1812 chromosome 4, Tu2.1, whole genome shotgun sequence genomic segment:
- the LOC125551864 gene encoding uncharacterized protein LOC125551864: MERAVGELAAEDGRDGANSLLLAPHHVPSFLLSDRTESVLQRDPATRGGAATGDAAGEAGEVPPEVRRRSSRTSPGIAETGGTLVAGFQMPTDQATLSLRTVWTAGGSLMLCCSCDLQFVVWLSTNNRHGGRAMLC; this comes from the exons ATGGAGAGGGCGGTCGGCGAGCTGGCGGCTGAGGATGGAAGAGACGGCGCTAATTCGCTACTACTCGCACCGCACCACGTCCCTAGCTTCCTCCTCTCTGATCGAACTGAGTCTGTTTTACAAAGGGATCCGGCGACTAGAGGGGGAGCTGCCACCGGTGACGCTGCCGGAGAAGCTGGCGAGGTTCCTCCAGAAGTGCGCCGAAGGAGTTCCAGGACGAGCCCCGGTATAGCGGAGACCGGTGGTACCTTGGTGGCTGGGTTCCAGATG CCCACTGACCAGGCAACTCTATCGTTGAGGACCGTGTGGACCGCAGGAGGATCCCTGATGCTTTGTTGCTCCTGTGACCTTCAATTTGTTGTGTGGCTGTCTACAAAC AACAGGCATGGTGGGAGGGCGATGCTCTGTTGA